The Triticum aestivum cultivar Chinese Spring chromosome 3A, IWGSC CS RefSeq v2.1, whole genome shotgun sequence genome includes a region encoding these proteins:
- the LOC123063124 gene encoding squamosa promoter-binding-like protein 2 produces MDSWEHKMPSWDLSTVVAPSGGGGGGGGGALDLKLGAPTSWRPVPAAAVASVQQQQQPPPPSAAPAPAKRARAGQGQQTVPPCSVEGCTADLSRCREYHRRHKVCEAHSKTPVVAVAGQQQRFCQQCSRFHLLGEFDEVKRSCRKRLDGHNRRRRKPQPDPLNPAGLFANHHGVTRFASYPQIFSPTSMAEPKWPGGIAVKTEADAFHEQYYSFSGAASLFHHGKPERKHFPFLTDGGGEAAFGCQPPAFTITPSSESSSNSSRHSNGKTTMFAHDGGPDHNCALSLLSDSPAPAHIMVPAEAHHLGGGGVTIQYGGGGGGKVARLSSNGDVSLTGLSYVSLGDKGAAMLHASNRSQHAAATATTAVTTSTAAAPAASQLQQQYHGYYHHQHQVSADQGNHPDAGGMHALPFSSW; encoded by the exons ATGGATTCTTGGGAGCACAAGATGCCTTCGTGGGACCTCAGCACGGTGGTCGCGCcgagcggcggcgggggaggaggaggcggcggcgcgctggacCTGAAGCTCGGCGCGCCGACGAGCTGGAGGCCGgtcccggcggcggcggtggcatcggtgcagcagcagcagcagccgccgccgccttccgcggcgccggcgccggcgaagcGGGCCAGGGCGGGGCAGGGGCAGCAGACGGTGCCGCCGTGCTCCGTGGAGGGGTGCACGGCCGACCTGTCCCGGTGCCGCGAGTACCACCGCCGGCACAAGGTCTGCGAGGCGCACTCCAAgacgcccgtcgtcgccgtcgccggccagCAGCAGCGCTTCTGCCAGCAGTGCAGCAG GTTCCATTTGCTCGGGGAGTTCGACGAGGTGAAGAGGAGCTGCAGGAAGCGGCTCGACGGCCACAACCGCCGCCGCCGGAAGCCGCAGCCGGATCCCCTCAACCCTGCCGGCTTGTTCGCTAATCACCACG GAGTGACAAGATTTGCGTCGTACCCGCAAATCTTCTCCCCGACGTCCATGGCGGAGCCCAAGTGGCCCGGCGGCATCGCCGTGAAGACGGAGGCCGACGCGTTCCACGAGCAGTACTACTCCTTCAGCGGCGCCGCCTCCCTCTTCCACCACGGCAAGCCGGAGAGGAAGCACTTCCCCTTCCtgaccgacggcggcggcgaggccgcGTTCGGCTGCCAGCCGCCGGCCTTCACCATCACCCCTTCCTcggagagcagcagcaacagcagccggCACAGCAACGGCAAGACCACCATGTTCGCCCACGACGGGGGCCCGGACCACAACTGTGCTCTCTCTCTTCTGTCAGACAGCCCGGCGCCGGCGCACATCATGGTCCCCGCGGAGGCGCATcatctcggcggcggcggcgtgacgatacagtacggcggtggaggcggcggcaagGTGGCGCGGCTGTCCAGCAACGGCGACGTCTCGCTCACCGGGCTGTCTTACGTGAGCCTGGGAGACAAGGGCGCGGCCATGTTGCACGCGTCTAACAGATCACAGCACGCCGCTGCTACCGCTACCACTGCCGTCACTACCAGCACAGCGGCGGCTCCGGCTGCATCCCAGCTCCAGCAGCAGTACCATGGATACTACCACCACCAACACCAAGTGAGCGCCGATCAGGGGAACCACCCGGACGCAGGTGGGATGCACGCCCTACCCTTCTCGTCATGGTAG